TCAAAAAGAGGTCACTGGCGAGCTAAAAGATAAATACATCTTTAAACGCGTAAAATAAATTTTAAAGGCAAAATGATATAATTTTGCAATTTTTAAGGAGTTGCAAATGAAATATCTTTTTGCCATACTTATCTCATTTTTCATCCTTGGCTGCGCAAAAAATGAAAATTTAGAGCCAAAACAAAGCACACAAAATATAGCAAAAGAAGACAAGCCGTTAGTTCAGGCAAATACACCCAAAAAGCCAGAAAAGCTAATACTTCCAAACTCAATTTATAGTAGTTTTCACACTATTTTGCCTTGCCCAAACTGCGAAGGCATAAAAACTATCATCACGTTAAATAAAGACAAAACCTATACAAAAACAATGCTTACTATGGATAAAGAAATAAGCTTGGTTGAAAAAAATGGCACATTTGATGTTGATGATAGTGCTATCATTTTAAAAGATGAAAATGGCAATCTTAGCTACTTCGCACCAAATAAAAACTCACTTCTTCAGCTTGATGACAAGAAAAATAAGCGAGTTGGCGTGCTAGCTCAAATTTATAATTTCGAGCCAGTAAATAAAGCTTACAAAGATAGTTTTTTTGCTAGATTCTCTAAATTTAAAGACAAAAATGGCTTTTTAGATATTATCATCACGCCAAGTAAAAATGGTGCAAGAGCAACATTTTACTCATCGTTAAAAAACGGCTCCCCAATTTGTGAGTTTAGCTCTGAGCTTTTTTATGACAAAGGAATTTTTTATCTTTTAGATGAAAAAGGCATAGCCTTAAGCATACACAAGATAAATGGCGATCTATTTATAATCGCAAATGATAAAATTTGTAAAAGTGCTCACATAAGCGGGCATTACAAAAAAAGTAAAGGCTATAAAAATATCTTTGGTAAAGGATTTTTTGCAGAGCTGACAAACGAATCAGCAAATAGAGATGTGATAAAAATTTATGGCTCAAAAAACATAAAACGAGATAACACAAAAAAAGAAAACAGCTACATCGTAACAAGTAAAAGTGAAAGAATTTTTGAATACACCTTGCTAAATGGCATTATCACAAGCATTGAAATTTATTCAAACGAGTTTAAAACTCCAGAAAATATCAGCCTTAAATCAAATTTCAAAGATATAAAAAACTCTCTTGTTATCTCTAAATTTAGTAGTGACAAAAACAATATCTATCTAAAAATAGATAGCCACGATATGTTAATCACACTAAAAAATCCACTTACCAAAGAGATAACAAGCCTAAACGATATCCCAGATGAAACAAAGATAGAGCAAATAACGCTAATGTGGAATCAATAAGTTGAAAGAATATCTTAAACTTTTAAAAGAAGAGAAAAATTTTCGCCTCTTAAGCATCATTCAGCTTATATGCTATTTTGGCGTATGGTTTTCGCACACAGGTATCTTTACCCTTCTTATCAAGCTTGACGCTCCTGTTTGGGCGATTACGCTAAGTGCAGCGATGGCATTTATCCCAGGTGTTGTCATAGCTCCGTTTAGTGGAATTTTAGTTGATAAATTTAGCCCAAAACCGATGCTTGTCATCATGATGGCAGTTGAGACGATAAGCGTTTTTATGCTTCTTTTTATAGACTCACTTGATTTTTTATGGCTACTTTTACTCATCATTTTTGTTAGAAATGGCACTGGCGGAATGTATTTTCAAGTAGAGATGAGCGTACTGCCAAAAATTTTAAGCAAAGAAAATCTCAAACTCGCAAACGAGATCCACTCTATCATCTGGGCAGTCTCATACACCGCTGGTATGGGGCTAGCTGGAGTTTATATACACTTTTTTGGTATTAAAAGCGCATTTTTGCTTGATGGCATACTATACATTTTTAGCTTTGGATTTTTATATTTTTTAAATTTACAAGGTCTAAAGCCAGAATTTATAGAAAAACCACTAAAAATGCTAAAAAATGGCCTTGTGTATTTAAAAGAAAACAGGCTTATCGTGCATCTTATATTTTTGCACGCCTTTGTTGGTATTACCGCTTATGATGCATTGATCGCACTTTTAGCTGATTACAAATATGCAAATTTACTCTCGACATCGCTAATTATAGGACTATTAAATACCTCAAGGTCCATTTCGCTTATGTTTGCTCCAGCCATACTTAGTAAATTTATAAATAAAAATACGCTTATTTTCGTATATATCGGTCAAGGCCTTGGTATCATTATTTGGGCTTTATCGCTTTGGAATTTTTATCTATCGCTTATTGGTATTATCTTTGCTGGATTTTGTACATCAAGCCTTTGGAGCTACACCTATACAATGCTTCAGCAAAACTGCAAAAAAGAATTTTATGGCCGAGTGATTGCATATAACGATATGATTTTTCTTGGCTTTAGCGCTCTCATTTCATTTATCATTGGTCTGCTTTATGATATTGGACTTAGCGTTGAGATGATTGCAAGTTTTATGGGAAGTCTCTTTTTTGTAGGGGCTTTTTACTATCACATCGTATTAAAAAGCTACAAAATAAGGTGATTAATTTTAAATTAAGTCGCCTAAGCTCAAAAGGCGACTTGGCAAATTTTTATTTTTTTAGATAGTAAGTAGTTCCATTTGAAAAGCGTTTTTCATAAGCTGAAGTGTAAGGAACAAGATCAGCGTGCCCAGCGTAAAGCCTACCATCTGGCTTAAGCAATTTATGAAGCCTCTCAACGCATTTTAATCTAAAATCATCATCAAAATAGATCATCATATTTCTTGAAAGCACAATATCAAATTTTCCTAGATTAAAAATAGCATCATCAAAAACATTTAAAATTTTAAACTCACACCTTGGTAAAATTTCTTTTTTTATCTTAAATTTATCATCGACTTTTGTAAAAAATCTCTCTTTTTGAAAATCGCTTAATCTATGCAAGCTCCTCTCACTAAAAATACCATTTTGACAGCTTGCTATGGCTTCTGAGTTTATGTCTATACCTACGATTGAAATTTCATGCTGTTTAAATCCCATCTCATAAGCAAGCATTGCAAGCGAATATGACTCATCTCCAGTAGAGCAAGGAGCACACAAAATTCTAGCTCCTCCAAGCTCCTTTGCGTAATATATCACATCTTTAAGTTGAGACAACTCTCTATAAAAATAAGTCTCATTTACAGTTACTAGATTTAAAATGTCTTGTCGCAAGCTTGAGTTATATCTTATCATTGAAACAAGATCTTTAAAACTTTTTATCTGGCGATCTCTAATAAAAATGGTAATTCGCTGCAATGTAATATCTCTTTTTGGTTCCAGATCAACTCCGCAAAGAGTTTTGATAACATTCATAAATTCATTAAAACTATCCATATCTTGTGAAGTATTTGTTTGCATTGTTTTTGTATCTTTTGCATCATTAGTTAATAGCATTTAAAAAATCCTCCAGCTCTTTTTTTATCATAGTTAGATTTAATGATTTTAAGCTTTGATTTAGCTCTTTTGCACGTTTTGGCATACCATAAACTATCGCGCTCTCTTCATTTTCAGCTATACATTTTGCTCCAGCCTTATAAAGCTTATCAAGCCCAGATGCACCATCATCTCCGATGCCAGTTAGCAAGATAGCTAGGACATTTGCGCTTTTACAAATTCCAACTCCAGATTTAAACAACACATCAACATTTGGCGTATATATAGTCTTTTCTTCTGTATTTGGTTTTGCACTGATTGGTAAATTTGGTGATACCACTACATTTTGCTCGCAAACATATACGGTATTTTCTTTTAAAATTTTCCTCTCATTTAAAATTTCAACATCCAAGCCACACTCTTTTCCGATTTGCATAGCAAAAGAGTTTATAAACATTTTATTCATGTGCTGGGCTATCACGATGATAGCTCCATTTAGTTTTACGTTTTTTAATAACTTTTTTAAATGCCCAGGCCCGCCAGTAGATGCCCCTATTAATATTAATTTTTGTGCCACAAATAGCCTTTAAAATTTTAATTTAATATTTAGCTTACGCCACTTTTTTGTATATCGTCAATAACCCTGCCACTCTTTATATGCCTTGCTAATTTTTAAGCAAATTTATAGATTATTTCTTTGTGATCTTATACAAAAAGCTAAAAATTTCAGCAACAGCTTTATATAAATTTGGTGGAATTTCTTGATCAACTTCAACCTTGCTTAAAATTTCAATAAGATCAGGATCCTCTTTGATCGGTATATCATGCTCTTTTGCAAGATCAATTATTCTATTTGCTATCTCGCCAGCGCCACTAGCCAGCACTCTTGGAGCATTGTCTTTAGATCTGTTGTAACCAAGAGCTACTGCTTTTTTCTTATTTACTTGCATTAAATTTTCTTATCAAAGCCCACATCAAGGCCGCCAAATTTTTTAAATCTATCATTTAGCTTCACTTTTGACAAAGTCTTGATATTAAAGTTTGAAACTATAAGTCCAAGCTTTGATATTGCTTGTTTTAATTCGCTAGAGTTTGAGAGGATGAGCTCCTTAAACTCATTTGTTTGCGTAGCTACCGAAAGATCAATGTACCTTTTATCAATAAGTCCAACCATCACATTTATCTGTCCAAATTTCTTAAAATTTAGATCGATCTGAGCGTAAAATTTATCCTTTTTGCCTTGCTTAAATGCGATATTTCCACCCTCAACGCCATCCCAAATATAAGGCATATAAGTTTGAATCCCGCCTTGAAGGCTTGATATCATTTGATGCATCTCAATCTGCGAAATCATCTTATTTGCAGCATTTACGCTTTGCGGGTTTTGACTCTTTTCACTGATATTTAAAAGCGTGCTTTTTATATCTTGGCTTAGCACCTTTGAAATTTCGCTGCTATTTTTAGTCGTAATGTTATTTATATCGTTTGTAGCGAGATTTAACTGCTTTAAAAGCGCCTTACTCTCACTTAGCTCATTTTTAGCCAAACTTGCCTTAGCATCAGCAAGACTTAGGCTATGAGCAAGACGTCTCGCCGCACTTTGGAGCTTATCTTGCAAGCTACCATCCTTTGAGACATCGCTCATCTCATTAAACGCTTTTACAAGCCCTGCTTCATCACCTATATTATTTAGCGTTTTTAGATCGTTTTTTATGCTATCAAGGATAGTTTTTAGCTCTTTGTGATTTTGGCTAAAACCAAAATTTTGATTTAGCTTTTCATTTGCTAGGCTTGCGACTTTCTCGCTTAGATTTGAGATAAAATTTTGCATTTTGCCTATTTGATTTTTTACTAGCTCGCCATTTTGATCTTTTGAAAAATTTTTATCTAAAAATTTAACCACATTATCAAGCTTATCAACATCTTTTAAAAGGTTTTTTATGTTTGAGTTATCAAGGATGTTTTTTGCGTCATTACTCGCTTTTTCAAGTATAGAAGCAAGCTTTGAAAAAGAATTTTGATTGTCTAATTTTTCATCATTTAGGGTTAAAATTTGATTTAGTAAATTCTCGCTTGAGAGATTTTTTATATCACTTAGTAGCTTCTGAACCGAGCTTGGAAGCTTCTCTGGACTAAGTGCATCTTTTAAATTTGCTTCAAGCATTACGCCTGAGTTTTTGATCTGTTCATTTAGTGAGCCGGCTTTTAGATCGGCTATTGGTTTTAAAAATTCTTTTAGTTTTAAAGCAAGACTCTTTATCTCAGGGCTTTCATTTTGGGTTGCTTCAGCCTCTAAGCTTTTTGCAAGGTCTGATAGCTCGCCCGCTAAATTTGGAGCGATTTTCGTATCTTTTGCCTGAGATAAAATTTGTTCAGCCTTGCTAAGACTTGAAGCACTTTTTAGATCATCAAGCACTCTTGCAACGAGTTTTCCAACATTATCAAGTGTCTCTGAAATGCTCTGCTCACTAGGCGTTTGTACGCTTGGCTGATTTTTAAAAAGCGAGCCTTCATTTTTACGAACTGGCGCATTTTGAGTAGTATTTTGCCCGGTTTGAACCGAAGTGTTTGATATATTCAAAGAATTTCCTACGTCCATTTTTACTTTTTATTTTTTCTATCGGCAAAATTTCTATTTTGCTCAATAGTAGCGATGCCAGCCGTCCTTGCAACGAGCCTATCGTTATACTCTTTTCTCATGTGCTGTGGTATTGTCTTTTGCGTTAGTGCAAATAAAATAAGCCCAGTAAAAAGTACCAAGTAAACATAGATAAAGCCAAATGCTCCAAAAATTTTCATCGCATAGCTCATAAGAAGCGGCGAGAAAAGCGAAGCCAAAGAGTAGCTAAATAGCAAGGCACGTGCGACTTGCACACTCTTTGTCTTGTCTGTGATCTCGTCATTTGCTCTAGCTAAAGAAAGTCCATATGTGCAAAAAATTCCAGCTCCAAAAAAGAATGAAAGTAGATATTCAATCGTTAAATTTTTGCCATTTAGCAAAAATAAAACCGCGCTTATTAAAGCCACACTACTACAAAGCAAAATTGCTGGCCTTCTGCCATATCTATCAGAAAAACTACCGATAAAAACTTGAGCTAAAAAGCCTCCGATCATCGCAACCGTCATAAAAAATGACGCCTCTTTTGTGCCGTATCCTTGAAGCAAAACAAAAAGGCTTGCCATCGAAAAAAAGCCATTTATTGCTAAGCCTGCAATGAGCGCGCCAACAAGAGCGAGCGGGACGATACCAAAAATTTTTGGGATGTTTATGGGCTGACGCTCTGGGATTTGAGGCTGATTTATACGGATCAAATTTAATGGAATGCTTGAGAGCATGATAAAAGCTGCACTTATGATGAAAATTTCAAAGGTATTAAGATCAAGCGCCAAGATCAAAATGCCAAGTCCAAAACTCGTGTAAAAAACGCCTTCATAAAAGGCAATCACGCGAGATCTTATTTTGTTTGGAATTTTTGCATTTAGCCAGCTTTCTATAACCATTAAAAGTGCGTAATAGCAATATCCCAAAAATGCACGCAAGATCGCCCAGAATACTAAATTTTGATTTACCGCATGAAGCATAGCTGAGACTGCAAAAATGGCTGAAAAGATGGCAAATGCTCTTATGTGGCCAGTAGTTGAGATGACTCTATGAGCCGTAATAGTACTAACAAGTGCGCCCACAAAAAAGCCCGTGTTAATTAATCCAATCTCTAGCTCACCCACTCCATTTTGCTTAAGAAGTGCGCTGCAAGATGCGATGACTAGGCCATTTCCGATAAAAAGCAAACTCATGCCCAAAAATAGCGGCCCCATCGAGCGGATGATCCTAAAGCTACTTGCCATCAGTATCCTTTATGGTATTAAATTTATTCTCCATAAGCCCAAAAATAAATGCGCCAATAGGCATCGGAGCAAGCCCAACTAAAAAGCCAGACACATTTAGTAAATTTTCATTTTTTAAAAAAATAAATCCAAAAAAAAGTATCGCATAAGCCACCAAGCGGTAAGGCATAAAGGCTGCTGCGAAACTCTTATCTTTAAATGAAAATCTCTGCTTTTTTAGCCTTGCTTTTTCTTCTTTTAGGCTAAATTCTTTTGTCTCATTTCGCACCAAATTTTCATCATCTTCATCGTCCTCTTCTTCTATCTTGGCTAAAATTTCATCTCTAGCATTTTCTAGCCGAGAATTTATGCGGTTTTTGTAGGCAAAAAAACTAGCCGTTAAGATAATAAGCGAGGCAAAAAATGAAATTTGTGAGCTTATAAAAAATTGATTTGATATAAATTTGCCAACCACGCTAAGAGCTAGCCAAAGCGCAAAGTAGCAAATAAAAAGCCTGCTAATCGTCCTCGTCATCATCGTCTTTTTTATAGCCCTTATATCTAGTCTCATCCTTTAGCTCATCTAGGCTTTTAACCTGCGCTTTGTAGGCCTTATAGACGTTTAAAATGGCAGCTGCGATACCGATAGCAAAGCCTATCCAAAGAGCTGGCGTAAAATTTGTAGCCTTTTTTACAAAATACCCTAGTCCAGTGCCAAGCAAGATCGCAACTACGATTGAAACGCCAAGACTTAGTTGCTCAGCACCCGCTACGATATCTTTTATCTTAAATTTTGCCATTAGGCTTTTATCTCCAAAAACGCCTCTTTAGCTGCGCTTACCGCTAGATCGATATCAGCTTCGCTCATCGCATCGCAGACAAATCCAGTCTCAAACTGGCTAGGTGCAAGATAAATTCCACGCTTAAGCATCGCTTGGTGAAATTTAGCAAAGAGCTTTGTGTCGCTATTTAGCGCATCATCGTAGTTTTTTACCACGTGATCTGTAAAAAAGTAGCCAAACATCGAGCCACGAACATCAGTTTGGATAGTGATGCCAGCGCTTTTTGCAGCTTCTTTAAAGCCGTCCATTAGTTTTATAGCAAGCTTTTCAAGCCTAGCGTATAAATTTAGATCACTATTTATCTTTGAAATAGCTGCTATGCCGGCACTCATCGCCACTGGATTGCCACTTAGCGTGCCTGCTTGATAGACAGCGCCATCAGGGCTTAGGCAGTCCATGATTTTAGCCTTGCCACCAAATGCAGCGACGTTCATGCCTCCGCCTATAACCTTGCCAAATGTGATGAGATCAGCGTCCACCTCATGAAATGGATATGAGCCAAGGTGTGAGGCTCTAAAGCCACTCATAACCTCATCAAGGATAAGCACAGCGCCAAATTTATCGCAAAGCGCTCTAAGCTCACGTAAGAATTTCTTATCAGCTGGCACAAGCCCCATATTTCCTGCAATTGGCTCGATTATGACGACGCCGATTTTGTCTTTATTGTTTTCAAAGATGGCTTTTACGCTCTCGATATCGTTATAAACTGCTAGATAAGTGTTTTTCACAACATCTTGTGGTACGCCGCTGCTTGAAGCGTTGCCGTATGTCGTAGCGCCACTTCCTGCTTTTATAAGAAGTGCATCGCTGTGTCCGTGATAGCAGCCTTCAAATTTTATTAGTCCATCTTTTTTAGCATATCCTCTAGCCACTCTGATAGCGCTCATGGTAGCCTCTGTTCCAGAGCTAACGAAGCGAATTTTATCTATTTGTTTAAACTCATCACATATTAGCTTTGCTAGAGCTGTCTCTTTTGGCGACGGCGCACCGTATGAGACGCCTTGTTTTACAGCAGAGATGATCGCATCTTCGATATCTTTATCGCAGTGACCAAAGATGAGCGGACCCCAGCTTTGGATGAAGTCAAGGTACTTTTTGCCCTCGACGTCGTATAGATAAGCTCCCTTAGCGTGATCGATCATTACAGGCTCGCCTCCAACGCTACCAAATGCACGAACAGGCGAATTTACACCACCTGGGATATATTTTTTGGCTTCGCTAAATGCCTCTTTATTTGTCATTTTTTATCCTTTTGATTTTGTGTTTTTAGATTTATTTTTTGATTATCTTTTGGGTTTGCAGCTGGTTTTGCTGGCAACTTTGGGGCTTGCGTAGTAGCAGTTTTTGCTGACTCAGCTGGCTTAGCCGTGGTAGTTTTAGCTGGCTCTGCTGGTTTTGTAGCAGGGGCGGCTTTGGTAGATTGCTCTGGCTGTTTTTGTGTCGTATCAGTGGAAACTGGCTTGCTTAAATTTTGCACTTTCGCTGTTTTTGAAGGAGTATTTATCTTATTTGTAATGTATTCATAAAGAATCGTAGTCTCCTCGTCTGTCAAAAAGTAGCTTGGCATGACACCTTTTGGCTTAGTTAAAGCGGCTTTAAAGCTTTCAAATTCTATATCATTTATCTTTGGTGCTCTAAGCTCATCATCAACCGTTTTGTTTGCTTTTTTATCAAAGTGCTTGTATTTAGAGATTAGACTGCCCTCGCCCTTTGTGCCGTGACATTTGTCACATCCTATGCCGCGTGGATTTAGGTAGAGCATCTTGGCATATTCGGTCTTTGTGATAAAATCGGCACCAAAAATCGCCACACAAAAAAGCAAAATCAAAAAAACAGACCGCATAAACCTCTCTTTTAAAAATTTAATTTAATTTTAGGTATGATACCACCCTTGTGATTAAAAAAGCTTTTAAATAAGGATCCAATATGAAAATTTTAGACGGCAAAGCCGTATCTTTAAAGGTCAAAGAAAGCGTAAAAGTAAGAGCTGAAGAACTAAAAAAATTTGGCGTAGAGCCAACCTTAGCTGTTATCTTAGTAGGCGAAGATAAAGCATCTCAAACATACGTTAGAGCAAAAGAAAAAGCCTGCAACGAATACGGCATAAAAAGCGTGGCTCACCGTCTAAGCGAAAATACAACCCAAGCAGAGCTTCTAGCGCTTATAAATGTGCTAAATTTAGACGATAGTATCCATGGAATTTTAGTACAGTTGCCACTTCCAAAACATATAGATACAAATACCGTTTTAGCAACGATCGATCCAGCAAAAGACGTAGATGGCTTTCACGCTGTAAATGTTGGCAAACTTGTCAGTGGCCTTGATGGCTTTGTGCCTTGCACACCGCTTGGCGTGATGGAAATTTTAAAAGAGTATGGTATTGACGTGGCTGGACTAAACGCGGTTGTTATAGGTAGAAGCAACATCGTTGGAAAGCCTATGGCAAATTTGCTTTTAAACGCTTCAGCAACAGTTACGATCACTCACAGTAAGACTAAAAATTTAAAAGAAATTTGCAAAAACGCTGACCTTATAGTCGCAGCCATTGGCAAGCCATTTTTCTTAAAGGCTGACATGGTAAAAGATGGCGCAGTAGTCGTTGATGTGGGCATAAATAGACTTGATGATGGCAGACTTGTAGGTGATGTGGACTTTGATGAAGTCGCACCAAAATGCTCATACATCACGCCGGTTCCTGGAGGCGTAGGTCCGATGACGATTGCGATGCTTTTAAATAACACAATCCTTACAGCCCAAGCTAAGATAGCTAGCCACAAAAGAGCGTAATAATGAAAAAAATTTTTACTAAATTTTATGACTTTTGCTCGAGCTGGACTGGCACGGTCATCATCGTGCTTTTTGTTATATTTTTCATAGCTCAAGCCTTTGTTATCCCGTCTGGCTCGATGAAAAATACGCTTTTGGTTGGTGATTTTTTATTCGCCAAAAAATTTGTTTATGGCATACCAACACCAAGAATTCCGTGGCTTGAGGTAAAAATTTTACCTGAGCTAAATGACAATGGGCATCTTATCACAGGCGATGGTCCGGCAAGAGGCGATATAGTCGTCTTTCGTTATCCAAAAGATGAAAAGACCCACTTTGTAAAACGCTGCTTTGCCACAAGCGAAGATGAGATAGTATTTACCGAAAAAGCCTTGTATTTGCGTCCAAAAGAGGGAGATGATTTTATAAAGGCAAACTGCCGTGAAAATTTAAATGGTAAAGAGAGTAAATTTGGCTACTCATGCAGCGATATAACCGAGCTTGATGGCAAACTTTTCATAAAAGAGCCATATAGATTTAGCGGCATCCACTATGACGAAAATGTAAATTTATTTGAGCAGATGATTTTCATGCTAAATACAAATAAAGATAGTGTTTTTATGAAGCCAGTGCCCATTAGCTCACTACCGCAAAATCCAAATTTTAACCTTAATGCATTTTACGTCAAAGTACCAAAAGATGAATACTTCATGATAGGCGACAACCGCGATCACTCAAATGATAGCCGTTTTTGGGGAAGCGTGGCTTACAAAGATATAGTCGGTCAGCCTTGGTTTATATATTTTAGCTGGGACAAGAACTACAATGTGCGCTGGGAACGTATCGGACGCTTTGTAGATACGATAGAAAATGACGAATTTTTCACTAACAAAGCTCTAAAAGAAGGCGAAGTAGATGGGCTTCATTGATAACATAGACATAGTTAAAGTCGCCACTATCGTCATCTCTTTAATAATCGCCATCGTCGGCCACGAGATCGCTCACGGATATGTCGCTTATAAATTTGGCGACAACACTGCAAAAAGCCTTGGCAGGCTTAGCATAAACCCTATAAAACATATTGACCCAGTTGGCACTATCGTCGTGCCACTGGTGCTTTATCTAAGCACTGGCATGATGTTTGGCTGGGCAAAACCAGTACCTGTAAATACCTACACAGTAGTGCGAAATGGCGGCTACAAGGCAGCTATCTACGTAAGTCTAGCTGGTATCTGCTACAACATCATCTTGGGCGTCTTATCGCTTTTTGTGCTAAAGGCTTTATTAAATATAGAAACCTTTGCGATTTTACTTCAGTTTTTATTTACGCTTGCGCTTTTAAATTTGATGTTAGCCATCTTTAACCTCTATCCGATCCCACCACTTGATGGCTTTCACGCAGTTCAGTACGCACTT
The genomic region above belongs to Campylobacter concisus and contains:
- the lepB gene encoding signal peptidase I, with translation MKKIFTKFYDFCSSWTGTVIIVLFVIFFIAQAFVIPSGSMKNTLLVGDFLFAKKFVYGIPTPRIPWLEVKILPELNDNGHLITGDGPARGDIVVFRYPKDEKTHFVKRCFATSEDEIVFTEKALYLRPKEGDDFIKANCRENLNGKESKFGYSCSDITELDGKLFIKEPYRFSGIHYDENVNLFEQMIFMLNTNKDSVFMKPVPISSLPQNPNFNLNAFYVKVPKDEYFMIGDNRDHSNDSRFWGSVAYKDIVGQPWFIYFSWDKNYNVRWERIGRFVDTIENDEFFTNKALKEGEVDGLH
- a CDS encoding site-2 protease family protein translates to MGFIDNIDIVKVATIVISLIIAIVGHEIAHGYVAYKFGDNTAKSLGRLSINPIKHIDPVGTIVVPLVLYLSTGMMFGWAKPVPVNTYTVVRNGGYKAAIYVSLAGICYNIILGVLSLFVLKALLNIETFAILLQFLFTLALLNLMLAIFNLYPIPPLDGFHAVQYALRNFGFHALAEKLEGISRYGFVILIIILVSPLKDTIFYPTRYVLDIASTFING